CGACCGGCAGCCCGTCCATGTCGGCGCGGAGCAGGACCACCGGCCCCTCGCCGTTGGCGAGGACCCCTACGACACCGGTGCCGCCGACGTTCTCGGTGACGTCCCAGCCCTGCTCCCGCAGCAGGGCGGCGACGACTCCGGCCGTACGGAACTCCTGGAAGGACAGCTCGGGATGGGCGTGCAGGTCCTCGTAGAGGGCTCGCAGGCCGGGCAGTCGGTCCGGGAAGCCGGACAGCAGGGGTGTGACAGCGCCGGTGGTCATGAGCGCTCCTTTACGGGAGTGGGCAGGCCGGACGCGCCGGCGGCGGTCCGGAAGGAGGCGGCGTCCTGCGGGGTCAGGAGGGCCATCGCGGTGGCGATGACGGCGCCGAGAACCAGGAAGGCGAAGGCCACCTGGAAGGAGAAGGTGTCGGCGAGCAGGCCCACGACGGGCGGGACGGCCATCCCGGCCACCTGGCCGCCGAAGACGATCACCGCGCTGCCCACTCCCACGTCCTCGGCCGCGAGACCGCCCAGCGGGACGGCGAAGATCGGCATGTAGCAGAGGGCTATGGACACCGAGGCGAGCGTGGCGAAGACGACGAAGCCGGTGAGCGAGTCCGAGAAGGCCATGAGGAGCAGCGCGACGCCGCCCACCGTCATACCGGGCACGATCACCTTGCGGTGATGGCCGCCGAGCCGGTCCGAGAGCCGGCCGCCGACGATCGTCGCTCCGGCCCCGGCGAGGCCGGGGACCGCCCCGATCATTCCGGCCGCGGTGAGGGAAACGCCGAACTCGTCCCTGAGATAGGACGGCATCCAGGTGGTCAGACCCCAGACGATCGCGCTGTAGCCGAACATCATCGCGGCGAAGCGCCAGACCACGCCCAGCCGCAGGACACCGCTCGCACGGCGGGGCACGGCGGGTGCGTCCGGCTCCGTCCGGGGCAGCGGGGCGGGGAGCCGCATCCGTACCGCAACCACCACGAAGACGCCCAGCGCCGCCGTCGAGAAGAACGCCGAGCGCCAGCCGAAGGCGGCGATCAGAGGGGCGACGAGGAGCGGGGTGAGGACGCCGGCGAGTGCGTTGGAGCTCATGATCAGCCCGTTGGCGCCCATCCGTTCCTCCGGCGTGGTGCGCTCGACGAGCGCCTTCAGCGCGGCCGGCGGGAAGATGCCTTCGGCGGCGCCGAACGCGAACCGTATGACGAGCAGTACGGCGAACGACCAGGCGAAGCCGGTGAGCGCCGTGAACACGGACCAGGACAGCAGGGCCCAGCAGGTCACCCGCTGAGCGCCGTAGCGGTCGGCGAGCATCCCGCCGGGAATCTGGCACAGGGCGTACGCGAGGAAGAAGACGGAGACGATCAGCCCCTGCTCCCCGCGGCTCAGATCGAACTCGTCGCCCAGGGAGGGCAGAGCCAGGTTGACGACGAGCCGGTCGGCGTAGTCGACCAGCCAGGCGGCGAACAGCAGGGTGATCGTGATCCGGACGGTTCGCCGGGCGGACTGCGGGGGCGGAGCAGACACGGGGTACTCCTCGTCGCCGGTGGCCGAGGCTGGGCATCGGCCGGAAGTGCCCCTACGATCCGGTCTGTGAGCGAAATCCTTGGAGAACTGCAGGAAAACGTCACTGCTGAAGCTGCGGCACCCGATTCCGGCACCACCGGTCCTGAGCACCGCTTCTCCGAATCGGACCTGGCCCTCATCGACGCGCTCCAGGCCGCCCCTCGGGCGCCGTGGTCCCGGATCGGGCGGGCGCTCGGCGTGGACGCGACCACGGCGGCCCGCCGCTGGGAACGGCTGCGCGCCAACGGCCTGGCCTGGATCACCGCGTACGCGGCCCCGAAGAACGTCACCGTCGCCTATGTGGAGGTGCGGTGCCGGCCCCGGGCCTTCGACTCCGTCGGCGCCGCCCTGGCCGCGATGCCCTGGGTTTTCAGCGTCGACGAGACGGCGGGCGACTACGACCTCCTGGCATCGGTCGCCGCCCCCGATCTGCCCGGCCTCGGCCGCGCGGTCCATGGCCTGATCGGCGGTCTGGACGGGGTGCGTTCCACCCGTACGCGGCTCGGCATCACGCTCTACAGCGAAGGCGGCGACTGGCGGATGAGGGCCATGGAGCCCGCCGGGCGTGCCGAACTCTCCCCTCCCCGGACGTCACGGCGGACCGCGTACAGCGCCCATATGCACCACCGGCCGCCGTCCGGGGACGAGGCCCTGCTGGCGGCGCTCGGCAGTGACGGACGGCTCGGCTACACCGAGCTCGGTGCCGCGACCGGAATGAGCGAACACACCGCCCGGCGCCGGCTGCAGCGGATGATCAGGGACGGTGACATCAACCTCCGCTGCGATCTGGCCCACCCTCTCGCGGGGCTCTCGACGGTGGTGCTCTACCGCACCGCGGTCCCGCACACCCACCTGGAGGAGACGGGCAACGCGCTGGCCCGGATGGAGGAGGTCCGGCTGGCCGTGTCGGTCAGCGGCTCCGACAACCTGCTGGTGATGGTCTGGCTCCACGGACTGCACGCCATCGACCCGTTCGAAGCACTGCTCGCCGAACGCTTCCCGAACCTGAAGGTCGATGACCGCACCGTGGTTCTCCACTCCCGCAAACGCATGGGCCGGCTGCTCGACACCGACGGTCGCGCCACGGGGCTGGTCCCGTTCGCCCTGCCGCAGGTCTGACGCCCCGGTCCGGGAATAGCCCGCCGGTGACGGCGCTTGATCATCCACAGAGCACACGCGTCAACGGGGGAAGGCACCAGCACATGTCTCAGACCATCACCACCGCCACCACAGTCCATGGCACCGTCGCCCCCGGCTTCGAGGGTGTGCGCGAGGAGTTCGCCGCGTTTGTCGGCGGCGAGGTCCACGACCCCGGTGCGCAGCTCGCCGCCTATCACCGCGGGGAGCTCGTGGTGGATCTCTGGGGTGGGGACAGTGTCACCGGCGACTCCCTCACCGGGGTGTACTCCGCCACCAAGGGCGCCGCCCATCTTGTCGTTGCGCTGCTCGTGCAGGACGGCGTGCTGGAGCTCGACAAGGAAGTCGCCTTCTACTGGCCCGAGTTCGCCGCCGAGGGCAAGGGCGCGCTCACCCTGCGCGAGCTGCTCGCCCATCGCTCCGGAGTCGTCGGGGTGGACAGCGGGTTCAGCCCCGAGGAGTACGCCGACGAGGCGCTCCTCGCCCCCCGGCTCGCCGCGCAGCGGCCCTTCTGGCAGCCGGGGAGCGGGTTCGGGTATCACGCGCTGGTCATCGGCGCGCTGACCGGTGAGGTCGTACGGCGGGCCACCGGGCGCACCATTCAGGAGATCTTCGAGGAGCGCGTACGGGTGCCCTACTCGCTCGACCTCTACCTCGGGTTCCCCGAGGAGCTCGAGCCCCGCTACCGGCCCGTCCTCCCCATGCTCCCCACACCCGCCCAGCAGGCCGAACTCGACGCCAACGCCTCCTCCCCGCACAGCCTCCTCGGCATCGCCTTCGGGGCCAACGGCAAGGAGCCGCTCGACGTCGTCGACTTCATCAACACCCGCGCCGTACGCGCCAAGGGCCAGACCTCCTCCTCCGGCGTCGGCAACGCCCGCGGGCTCGCGGGGATGTACGCCGTCGTCAACACCCTTCTGGAGCCCGGCACTTACTCCGAGTTCTCCCGGATCCACTCCTCCGGCCGAGACCTGGTGACCGGTGAGCTCGACCAGACCTTCGGGCTCGGGTTCCAGGCGCTCGGGCAGAAGTACCGCCCCCTCGGCGCCGACGCCATCGGCCACAGCGGGGCCGCCGGCGCCCTCGCCCTCGCCGACCCCCGCAACGGCGTCGCCTACGCGTACACCCGCCGCCGCATGGCCTTCCCCGGCGGTGCGGCCCCGGAGAACGAGCGGCTCATCGCCGCCGTACTGCGGGCAGCGACCGCGCGGTAGGGCACGATGGTCCGGTGATCACGATCGAGACTCCCCGGCTGGTGCTGCGCCGCTGGCGCGACACCGATGTTGCTCCCATGGCGGCCATCAATGGCGACCCCGAGGTGATGCGCTGGATCCGCGACGGTTCGGTCCGGGGCCTGGAGGAGACGCGCGCCAACATCGCCGCTATGGAGGCCACTTGGGAGGCCGAGGGGTTCGGGCTCTTCGCCGTCGAGGTGCGCGAGACCGGTGAACTGGCCGGGTTCACCGGTCTCGCCGTACCCCACTTCCTGCCCGCTGTGATGCCCGCCGTCGAGATCGGCTGGCGGCTCGGACGGGCCTTCTGGGGGCAGGGGTTCGCCTCCGAAGCCGCCCGTGCCGCCCTGCGGTTCGCGTTCCAGGAGCGCGGTCTGGACGACGTCATCAGCGTCATCCAGACCGGCAACACCGCCTCCGAGCGGATCGCGGTCAAGCTCGGCATGCATCTCGACCGCGAGCTCGTGACTCCCGGGTCCGGGCGCCCCACCCGGGTCTTCGCTCTCAGTAGGCCACTGGCCAACCCGTCGACCAGTTCAGCAAGTTGACACCAAGCTTCGGCGTCCCGCTGTCCGCCCCGTCGTAGTAGTGGTAGACGAGCAGGTCCCCGTCCGAGTCCGCCATCACCGACTGGCCGCCCGGCCCGATGTAGTTGCCGTGCGACTCCAGGACGGGCGTCCCGCCGTTGCTCGTCATCGCCGTACCGCTCGCGTCCACGTACGGGCCCGTGATGCCGGTCGCCCGGCCGACCTTGATCTTGTACGTCGAGGACGTGCCCGCGCAGCACACGTCGTAGGACGCGAAGAGGTAGTAGTAGCCGTTCCGCTTGACGATGTACGGGGCCTCCACCGCCTTCGTGCCGGTCGGACGCGACGCCAGTGAGTAGCGCGTGGTGTTCGTGGAGAGCTGCTTGCCCGTCGACGGGTCGATCTGGATCATCTTGATCCCCGTCCACCACGACCCGAACGAGAGCCACCACGTGCCGTTGTCGTCCACGAAGAGGTTCGGGTCGATCGCGTTGTAGTCGCTCGCCGACGTCGACGTGTAGACCGTTCCGTAGTCCGTCCAGGAGCCCGGCAGACCCGTCGTCGAGCCCGCCAGGCCGATCGCCGACGTATTGGATCCGAAGGTCGAAACGGCGTAGTACATCAGGTACTTGCCGCCGTGGTACGAGATGTCCGGGGCCCACGCCTCGGTCGCGTACGACGACCACCACCCGGGCTTCGTCGAGAAGGCGTCCCCGCCCGCCGTGAAGGTGATCCGGTCCGTGGACGTCTTGTACGCGAGGCCGCCGCCCGTGGCGTACAGCAGATAGCGGCCGGCGGAGGTGCGGACCATCGTCGGGTCGTGGACGACCACGTCGCCCTTGACCGTGCCGGGGTTGGGGTAGGCGTTCGCGGTCGCCGGGACCAGGGCGATGAGCGCCGCGGCGAGGAGGGGGGCGAGTACGGCTCTGCGGGAGGTGCGGCTCATGCGGAGGTTCCCTTCGGTGGGGATGCAGGGCGCGGGCGGCGAGGAGGGGGAGCTCCCGCCGCCCGCGCCCTGCCGGTCAGGCCAGGCGGATCACGTTCCAGGAGAGCGGCTCCAGCGTCGTGCGCAGGACGCCGTCCTCCAGCACCGTCCCGTCGGCCGCGTGGGGAGCGATCCGCTCCGGCTCGGCGAGGGTGTTGCGGGCCTCCGGGTCGGCGTCGGCGAGGACGCTGTGTTCGGCGACCTGCGTCAAGTCGAGCCCGTTCAGGGCCACTTCGATCGGGAGCGCCTCGGTCTGGCTGCGGTTCACGGCGAACACCGTCACCGTGCCGTCCTCGGCGCGCACCGCCGTCGCGTGGAGCAGGTCGGTCTCGCCGTACTTCGCCGTCTCGTACGTCGGCGAGTCCACCCGTACGTCGAGGACCTGCCCGCGTCCGTACTTGGCCGCCTGCGCGAACGGGAAGAACGTCGTCTGCTTCCACGCCGGGCCGCCCGGCTCCGTCATGATCGGCGCGATCACGTTGACGAGCTGCGCGAGGCAGGCGACGGTCACCCGGTCCGCGTGCCGGAGCAGGGCGATCAGCAGCGAGCCGAAGACGACCGCGTCCGTCAGGCTGTAGTTGTCCTCCAAGAGGCGGGGGGCCTCCGGCCAGTCCAGGGCGCTGACCTCGGACTGCGTACGGCTCATGTACCAGACGTTCCACTCGTCGAAGGAGAGATTGATCCTCTTCTTCGACTTGAGGCGGGCGCCCACGTGGTCGCACGTCGCGACCACGTTGTCGATGAACGACTCCATGTCGACGGCGGAGGCGAGGAAGGAGTCGCGGTCGCCGTCGTGCTCCTCGTAGTAGGCGTGCAGCGAGATGTAGTCGACCAGGTCGTACGTCTCGGCGAGGACCGTGGCCTCCCACTCGGCGAAGGTGTCCATCGACTGGCCGGACGAACCGCAGGCGACGAGCTCGACGGACGGATCGATCTGGCGCATCGCGCGGGCGGTCTCGGCGGCGAGGCGGCCGTACTCCTCGGCGGTCTTGTGGCCGGTCTGCCAGGGGCCGTCCATCTCGTTGCCCAGGCACCACATCTTGATGCCGAAGGGGTCCTTGTCACCGTGCGATATGCGGCGCTCGGAGAGCTCGGTGCCGGCCGGGTGGTTGGCGTACTCCTGCAGTTCGAGCGCTTCGGAGACGCCGCGCGTGCCGAGGTTGACCGCCATCATCGGCTCGGCCTGCGGGCCGATCTTCTTCAGGAAGGCGATGTACTCGGAGAGGCCGAAACGGTTCGTCTCCGTGGAGCGCCAGGCGAGGTCGAGGCGGCGCGGGCGGTCCTCGGCGGGGCCGACGGAGTCCTCCCACTTGTAGCCGGAGACGAAGTTGCCGCCCGGGTAGCGGATTGCGGTGACGCCGAGTTCGCGGATCAGGGCGAGGACGTCCGTGCGCAGGCCGGCCTCGTCGGCCGACGGGTGGCCCGGCTCGTAGATGCCGTCGTAGACACAGCGGCCGAGGTGTTCGACGAAGGAGCCGAAGAGGCGCGGATCGACGGCGCCCACGGCGAAGGCGGGGTCGAGGGTGAAGCGGGAGGTGCGGAGGGACATGGCTTCCTTTCAGGAGGACAGGGGTGGTCAGGACACCGTGGGCCAGCCGCCGCGCCATTGCAGCGTGTTGAGGCCCAGCTTCGGTGTGCCGTTGTCGTCGCCGTCGTAGTAGTGGTACGCGAGGACGTCGTGGCCGTGGTCGCGGAAGACCGACTCGCCGCCGGGGCCGAAGTATCTGCCGTGCCCGGCCAGGAGCAGGTCGCCGCCGCCCTCCAGGAGGGGCGTTCCGGTGGAGTCGGTGTAGGGGCCGGTGACGGACGTCGAGCGGCCGACCCTGATCTTGTACGTGGAGTTCACGCCCGCGCAGCACGCGTCGTACGAGGCGAACAGGTAGTAGTAGCGGCCGTGTTGGACGACGGCCGGGCCCTCGACCGCGTAGGGGAGGTCGGGGCGGGTCGCGAGGTGGCGGACCGTCGGGTGCGACGGGTCGGCCTTGCCCGTACGGCGGTCGAGTTCGACCATGCGGATGCCGGACCAGTACGAGCCGAAGGCCATCCAGAGGCGGCCGTCCGCCCGGACGATGCCGGGGTCGATGGCGTTCCAGGTGTCGGTCGTCTCGGAGGTGAAGACCTTGCCGCGGTCGGTCCAGGTGCCGGGCATACCGGTGCGGGAGGTGGCGACGCCGATCGCGGAGTGGTTGGTGCCCCAGGAGGAGACGGCGTAGTAGAGCCAGTAGACGCCGTCGCGGTAGGAGATGTCGGGGGCCCAGGGGTCGCCGGTGGTGTTGTACTCGTACCACCAGGAGGGCGGGGTCGCGAAGGCGTTGCCGGCGTCCGTCCAGTCGCGGAGGTCCGGGGAGAGGCGGGCTCCGATCACGCCGCCCGTCGAGTACGCGACGTACTGGCCGTTCTTGAGGTGGATCACCGTCGGGTCGTGGATGATCTGCTGGCCCGTGAGGGGCAGAGGGTCGGGGTAGTCGGCGGCCTGCGCGGTGGACGGCAGGAGGGCGAGGAGGGCGGCGGCCAGCACGGCCGCAGCTCTGAAGCGCTTCAACGGACAGTCTCCTGACGGGTGTTCACTGCCCCGCAAGGCCCGTGTGGGCCACGCCGGCGACGATCTGACGCTGGAAGAAGACGAAGACGATGATCAGCGGCAGACCCGCCATCAGGCCGCCCGCCATGAGCTGCGCCCACTGGATGCCGTAGGAGTTCATGACGGTCGCGATGCCGTTCGGCATGGTCATCAGGTCGGGGTTGTTGGTGACCATGTACGGCCAGAGGAAGTTGTTCCACGAGCTGATGAAGGTGAAGATCCCGACGGCCGCGAGCGAGGGCCGGGACAGCGGCAGGACGATCGTGAAGAACACGCGCCAGCGGCCCGCGCCGTCGATGAACGCCGCCTCCTCCAGCTCCTTCGGGATCCCCTGGAAGAACTTGTAGAGGATGTAGACCATCGCGGCGGGCGCGCACTGCGGCAGGATCATGCCCCAGTACGTGTCGACCATCCCCATCTGCTGGACGGTCGTGAAGAGCGGGACGCCGAGCACGGCCGGCGAGATCATCAGGCCCGCCATCACGACGCCCATCAGGACGCCCTTGCCGCGGAACTCCGTACGGGCGAATCCGTATCCGGCGAGGGCTGCGACCGACAGCACGATGGCGGTCACCAGCACGGACACCACAAGGGAGTTGACGAACCAGTTCGAGACGTTGCCCGTCTCCCAGAGCGCCTTCCACGCCTGCAGAGTCCAGACCTTGGGCAGCCAGTGCGGCGGGATCTCGGCCGCCTCCGCCTCAGACTTGAGCGAGGTGAGCAGGGCCGCCACGATCGGCCCCACGAAGACGGCGGAGACGGCGACGCCGAGGAGCGTGAGGACGATCTGGCTCGGCGTCCAGGGCTTGCGGGTCTTGCGTATCTTCAGCGGCGTGTCCGTGGTGGTGGTCATCGGACGCCCTCCTCACGGTTGCGCAGCAGCACCATCCGGCCGAGGGCGACGGCGGCGATGATCACGAAGAAGATGATGGACATCGCGGAGGCGTAGCCCACGCGGTAGCTGGTGAAGCCCTGTTCGAGGGTGTACTGCACGAAGGCGCGCGTGCTGAGCTCGGGTCCTGGCCCGAAGTCCATCATCGCCACGGCCTGGTCGAAGAGCTGGAGCGAGGCGAGGGCCTGGAGCGCGATCACCAGTCCGGTGATGTGGCGCAGCATCGGCAGCGTGATGTGGACCATCCGCTGCCAGGCGTTGGCGCCGTCCAGTTTGGCGGCCTCGTAGAGGTGGGCCGGGATGGACTGGAGCGCGGCGAGGTAGAGGAGGAAGGAGAATCCGACCGTCCACCAGAGCGTCTCGATGACGAGGGCGAGCATCGCGTACGACTTGTCGGTCAGCCAGGGCGTGGTGAGCCCGAGGCTCTCGTTGAACAGGCCGATCCCCTGCGTGAGCAGCCACTGCCACATGTTGGCGGCGACGGTCGACGGCAGCAGAAACGGTGCGAAGAAGCAGAGCCGCCACAGCCATTTGCCGCGCTCGATGTTGTGGGCGAGCATCGCGAGCAGGAAGGCCAGGACGGTGATGCAGGGCACGACGAGCAGCGTGAAGTACGCGCTGTGGCCGAGCGCGTCCCACATCGCCGTATCGCCCAGCGCCTCGCGGTAGTTGTCGAGGCCGACGAAGTTCGCGCCGTCGCCGGAGATGTTGGCGTCGGTCAGGCTCAGGTAGATGCCGCGCAGCAGCGGCCAGATGACGAAGAGCACGAAGAGGGCCAGGAACGGGGCGATGAACCAGCCCCCGTGCTGGAAGCCCTGCTTGCGGCGTACGGTCGCGGCTTTGGTCGCGGTCCTCGCCCGCACCGGGGCGACGACGGTCTCGGCACTGGTCGTCGTCATGCGACTCCACCTCCCTGCGCTGCGGTCCTGCCGTCCATCGGGTTCTTCGAGGCGAGGAGCTTGACGAGCTCCTTCTTCATGCGCTGCGCGACGGAGGCCGGCTTGGCGGAGCCCATCGTCGAGGAGACGACCATCGGGCCGAGGTCCTGGGCGAGGACACCGGTGGAGCCCGCGAACCACACCTTGGGCTCGGTGGCCTGGTGGTCCATGGCGCTCGCGTACTCGTTCTGCGGGGTGAGTTTCTTGTACGCGGCCGTGGAGAGCGTCGGCGTGTACGCGGGGATGTGACCGCCGGCCGCCCACTGCTGGGCGTGCTGGACGACGTACGCGGCGAGCTGGTGCGCGGCGTCGTTGGTGGCGCCGCCGCGGCCGGCCTGGTGGGGCAGGACGAAGGAGTGCGACTCGGCGTGCGTGGCCTGCTTGCCGAAGACGGGCGGGAGCGGGGTCGCGCCGTAGTCGAGCTTGGCGCCGGAGAAGACGGGCACCGACCAGTTGCCCTCCCAGGTGAAGGGGGCGCCGTTGATGAACTGCTCGCCGGTGGGCGCGCCCGGGATGACGTATCCGTCGGTGACGTGCTTGCGGAAGAACTCCAGGACCTGGGTGGCCTTGTCGGCGTCGAAGAGGACCTCGGTGTTCTCGGCGTTGAACCACTGGCCGCCGAGCTGGGTGTAGAAGGCGACGAAGAACCACCACTGGAAGTTCTGGTCGTTGGTCCACAGGCCGATGGTCTGCAGACCCTTCTTCTGGGCGGCCTTGGCCTTCTTCAGTACGTCGAACCACGCGTCGGTGGAGGTGACTTCGATCATCCGGCCGTCGTCGCCGAGCAGTCCGGCCTTCTTCAGGACGTCGCGGCGGTAGAAGCAGAGCTGGACGTGGATGTCGAGCGGCAGGGCGTAGAGCTTGCCGTCGATGACACCGCGGTTCCACAGCACCGGGTTGTAATCCGCTTTGCGGACGCCGTACTTGGCGAGGAGGGTCTCGTCCCACGGGTCGAGGAGCCGCCCCGGCGAGAAGCCCGCGACCCGGCCGAGGTGCATGACGCCGAGCTCGGGGGCGCGGTTGCCCGCGGCCGCCATGGCGAGTTTGGTGTAGAAGGGGTTGCCCCACTGGAGCGTGGAGTCCTTGACGGCGATGCCGGGGTGGTCTGCGCGGAAGGCGTCCAGCATCGCGATCATGTTGGCGCCGTCGCCGCCGCTGAAGAGGTTCCAGTAGCGGACGCGGACATCCGCGCCGGTGGCGAGCGCGTCGGCGCCCGAGCCCAGCGACGCGAACCCGAGACTGCCGGCGACCGCGGCCCCGCCGAGACCGGCGAGGACCTGCCGACGGTTCAGGGGAGGTATTCCCATGCCCACCCTCACTGTTCCGTGTTCGAAATTTCGAATGATGGCCGTAACTTCGAACGGAACGTAAGGTTGAAGCGCTTCCGCGTCAATGGATCACGCAGACATTCTCAGTAACTCGCCAGGATTTCGGCCGTGTTACGAAATCTCGAACAAGGAGACGCCTCTCAGGCGGCCGTCGGCGGATCCGGCGGCGGCTGCTGCAGCGTGACGATCGCCGTCCGCACCTCGTGGATCGTGGCGTGCAGTTCGTCCACCGCCCGGTCGAGCAGCTCGACCATGTCCGGTGTGCCCGCGCGCCGTTGGGTCGACTCCAGCATCATCCCGGTGGCGAACAGCCGCTGGACGACCAGATCGTGCAGATCGCGGGCGATGCGGTCGCGGTCCTCGTACACCGCGAGCTGTTCCCGGTTCTGCTGCGCGTCCGCCAGTACGAGGGCGAGCGCGGCCTGCGAGGCGAACTGCGAGGCGAGCAGCCGGTCGACGGCGGTGTACGGCCGCTCGCCGCGCCGGCGCGGCAGGGCGAGGGTGCCGATCAGCCGGCCCCCGCTCTGCAGCGGCAGCATCATGCTCGGCCCGAACCGCGCCCTGACCTGCGTGGTCATCCGGGGGTCCGTCGAGGAGTCCTCGATGAACACCGGCTCCCCGCCCAGGAGTTGGACCAGGACCGGGGAGCCGGGTGCGATCGTGGTGCCGACGAGGTCGCCGGGGTCGTCGAGCGTGGAAGCGGCGACGATCTCCATACCGCCCTCCTGGGTCGGCTGCAGGACCACCCCCGCCGCCGCGTCGGCGAGCATCCTGGCGCGTTCGGCCACCGTCATCAGGGCGTCCTCGGCGCTCTTGCCGGTGAGGAGCGCGGTGGTCACGGCCGCGGCGCCCTCGATCCAGCGCTCCCGCAGGCGGGCCGTCTCGTACAGCCGCGCATTGCCGATGGCGATGCCCGCCTGCGAGGCGAGGACCCGCAGGAGCGCCTCGTCGTCCTCGGTGAAGAACCCGTTCCGCTTCTCCGCGAGATGGAGCGTGCCGAACACCTCGGTGTGGACACGGATCGGGACCTGGAGCACGTCCGGGTCCCCCTCGGCCGGGACGGTGACCGAGGGCTCGACGGTCTGCCCCGAGGTGAACAGTTCGGTGAGCCGGCCGGTCTCGGGGTCCTGGACCGCGAGAGCGCCGTACCGCGACCCGGTGAGTTCGGTGGCGGAGTCCACCAAGTGCTGCAGGGTGGAGTGCAGTTCGAGATCGGTGCCGACGCTCAGCACCGCCTCCAGGAGCATCGGCAGCCGGATCGGCATCTGCCCCTGCGCAAGCTCGGGCTCCCGACCAGTCATCCGGCGAGCGGGTTGAGGACCATCGGCTCGATCTTGCCGTCGAGCATCGCCCCGAGCCCCAGCACGGCGCAGATGTCGGGCCGCTCCGCGATGTGCACCGGCATGCCCGTCGCGTCGCGCAGCATCTGGTCGAGTCCGGGCAGCAGCGCGCTGCCGCCGACCATCATGATCCCGCGGTCCACCAGGTCGGCGACGAGATCGGGCGGGCAGTCGCGCAGCACCCGGCCGATGCCGTCGAGCACCGCGGTGAGCGGGGTGTGGATGGCACTGCGTACGGCAGCCGTCTCCACCTGCACCGAACGGGCAAGACCGGTCGCCACGTCGCGGCCGTGGATCTCGGTGGAGTCCGGACCCTTGACCATCAGGCCGTTGCCGCTGAGGGCCAGCTGCAGCGGGCGCACGGACTGGCTCGGCAGCATCAGTTCGTGCTGGTGGCGCAGGTGCTCGATGACCGCGCGGTCGATGGCCTCGCCGCCGACCGGGATGCGCTGCGCGGTGACGATCGAGCCCAGGGAGAGGACGGCGATCTGGGTGGAGGCCGCCCCGCACACCATGATCATGGTGGCGGTGGGCTGCTCCACGGGGAGCCCGCAGCCGACGGC
The sequence above is drawn from the Streptomyces sp. NBC_01465 genome and encodes:
- a CDS encoding carbohydrate ABC transporter permease, which produces MTTTTDTPLKIRKTRKPWTPSQIVLTLLGVAVSAVFVGPIVAALLTSLKSEAEAAEIPPHWLPKVWTLQAWKALWETGNVSNWFVNSLVVSVLVTAIVLSVAALAGYGFARTEFRGKGVLMGVVMAGLMISPAVLGVPLFTTVQQMGMVDTYWGMILPQCAPAAMVYILYKFFQGIPKELEEAAFIDGAGRWRVFFTIVLPLSRPSLAAVGIFTFISSWNNFLWPYMVTNNPDLMTMPNGIATVMNSYGIQWAQLMAGGLMAGLPLIIVFVFFQRQIVAGVAHTGLAGQ
- a CDS encoding carbohydrate ABC transporter permease — its product is MTTTSAETVVAPVRARTATKAATVRRKQGFQHGGWFIAPFLALFVLFVIWPLLRGIYLSLTDANISGDGANFVGLDNYREALGDTAMWDALGHSAYFTLLVVPCITVLAFLLAMLAHNIERGKWLWRLCFFAPFLLPSTVAANMWQWLLTQGIGLFNESLGLTTPWLTDKSYAMLALVIETLWWTVGFSFLLYLAALQSIPAHLYEAAKLDGANAWQRMVHITLPMLRHITGLVIALQALASLQLFDQAVAMMDFGPGPELSTRAFVQYTLEQGFTSYRVGYASAMSIIFFVIIAAVALGRMVLLRNREEGVR
- a CDS encoding rod shape-determining protein, with protein sequence MTVSLEQLRRCHVAVDLGAARTRVYVKGSGLVVDEPSVAAVNVRTGSLIAVGTFAEQMTGRTPDHIRVVRPVSGGTVIDIEMAQRMLRQLLGTPLRRRLRRKLRLRAAACIPHDADPLAQRAAVETLVGMGASRVELVDTLIAAAVGCGLPVEQPTATMIMVCGAASTQIAVLSLGSIVTAQRIPVGGEAIDRAVIEHLRHQHELMLPSQSVRPLQLALSGNGLMVKGPDSTEIHGRDVATGLARSVQVETAAVRSAIHTPLTAVLDGIGRVLRDCPPDLVADLVDRGIMMVGGSALLPGLDQMLRDATGMPVHIAERPDICAVLGLGAMLDGKIEPMVLNPLAG
- a CDS encoding extracellular solute-binding protein; amino-acid sequence: MGIPPLNRRQVLAGLGGAAVAGSLGFASLGSGADALATGADVRVRYWNLFSGGDGANMIAMLDAFRADHPGIAVKDSTLQWGNPFYTKLAMAAAGNRAPELGVMHLGRVAGFSPGRLLDPWDETLLAKYGVRKADYNPVLWNRGVIDGKLYALPLDIHVQLCFYRRDVLKKAGLLGDDGRMIEVTSTDAWFDVLKKAKAAQKKGLQTIGLWTNDQNFQWWFFVAFYTQLGGQWFNAENTEVLFDADKATQVLEFFRKHVTDGYVIPGAPTGEQFINGAPFTWEGNWSVPVFSGAKLDYGATPLPPVFGKQATHAESHSFVLPHQAGRGGATNDAAHQLAAYVVQHAQQWAAGGHIPAYTPTLSTAAYKKLTPQNEYASAMDHQATEPKVWFAGSTGVLAQDLGPMVVSSTMGSAKPASVAQRMKKELVKLLASKNPMDGRTAAQGGGVA